Proteins encoded together in one Panthera uncia isolate 11264 chromosome A2, Puncia_PCG_1.0, whole genome shotgun sequence window:
- the PTGER1 gene encoding prostaglandin E2 receptor EP1 subtype has protein sequence MSLCGPLNLSLAGEATVCAEPGAPNASAGPPAGRAGASPALPIFSMTLGAVSNVLALALLAQAAGRLRRRRSAATFLLFVASLLATDLAGHVIPGALVLRLYAAGRSPAGGACHFLGGCMVFFGLCPLLLGCGMAVERCVGVTRPLLHAARVSAARARLALAALAAVALAVALLPLARVGRYELQYPGTWCFIGLGPAGGWRQALLPGLFAGLGLAALLAALVCNTLSGLALLRARWRRRSRRRPPASGPDSRRRWGARAPRSASASSASSVASAAGGSPGRGSARRARAHDVEMVGQLVGIMAVSCICWSPLLVLVVLAVGGWGSGSGSLQRPLFLAVRLASWNQILDPWVYILLRQAVLRQLLRLLPPRAGAKGSPAGLGLTKSAWEASSLRSSRHSSLSHL, from the exons ATGAGTCTCTGCGGGCCCCTCAACCTGAGCCTGGCAGGCGAGGCGACCGTGTGTGCGGAGCCCGGGGCCCCCAACGCGTCGGCCGGGCCGCCGGCCGGACGGGCGGGCGCCTCGCCGGCGCTGCCCATCTTCTCCATGACGCTGGGCGCCGTGTCCAACGTGCTGGCGCTGGCGCTGCTGGCGCAGGCCGCGGGCCGCCTGCGGCGCCGCCGCTCGGCTGCCACCTTCCTGCTGTTCGTCGCCAGCCTTCTGGCCACCGACCTGGCGGGCCACGTCATCCCCGGAGCCCTGGTGCTGCGCCTGTACGCGGCGGGCCGCTCGCCGGCCGGCGGCGCCTGCCACTTCCTGGGCGGCTGCATGGTGTTCTTCGGCCTGTGCCCGCTGCTGCTGGGCTGCGGCATGGCCGTGGAGCGCTGCGTGGGCGTCACGCGGCCGCTCCTGCACGCGGCGCGCGTCTCGGCGGCCCGCGCGCGCCTGGCGCTGGCCGCGCTGGCCGCCGTGGCTTTGGCGGTGGCGCTGCTGCCGCTGGCGCGAGTGGGCCGCTACGAGCTGCAGTACCCGGGCACGTGGTGCTTCATCGGCCTGGGCCCGGCGGGCGGCTGGCGCCAGGCGCTGCTCCCCGGCCTCTTCGCCGGCCTCGGTCTGGCCGCTCTGCTCGCGGCGCTCGTGTGCAACACGCTCAGCGGCCTGGCCTTGCTGCGCGCCCGCTGGCGCCGCCGCTCTCGACGGCGTCCTCCGGCGAGTGGCCCCGACAGCCGCCGTCGCTGGGGGGCGCGCGCGCCCCGCTCGGCCTCCGCCTCGTCCGCCTCGTCCGTAGCTTCGGCCGCCGGCGGCTCCCCGGGCCGCGGCTCGGCGCGCAGAGCCCGCGCTCACGATGTGGAGATGGTGGGCCAGCTCGTGGGCATCATGGCGGTGTCGTGCATCTGCTGGAGCCCGCTGCTG GTGTTAGTGGTGCTGGCTGTCGGGGGCTggggctccggctccggctccctGCAGCGGCCGCTGTTTTTGGCTGTGCGCCTCGCTTCGTGGAACCAGATCCTGGACCCCTGGGTGTACATCCTGCTGCGCCAGGCCGTGCTGCGCCAACTGCTTCGCCTCCTGCCCCCGAGGGCCGGCGCCAAGGGCAGCCCTGCGGGGCTGGGCCTAACCAAGAGCGCCTGGGAGGCCAGCTCGCTGCGCAGCTCCAGGCACAGTAGCCTCAGCCACCTCTAG
- the GIPC1 gene encoding PDZ domain-containing protein GIPC1 yields the protein MPLGLGRRKKAPPLVENEEAEPGRGGLGVGEPGPLGGGGAGGPQMGLPPPPPALRPRLVFHTQLAHGSPTGRIEGFTNVKELYGKIAEAFRLPAAEVMFCTLNTHKVDMDKLLGGQIGLEDFIFAHIKGQRKEVEVFKSEEALGLTITDNGAGYAFIKRIKEGSVIDHIQLISVGDMIEAINGQSLLGCRHYEVARLLKELPRGRTFTLKLTEPRKAFDMISVRSGGGRPGSGPQLGTGRGTLRLRSRGPATVEDVPSAFEEKAIEKVDDLLESYMGIRDTELAATMVELGKDKRNPDELAEALDERLGDFAFPDEFVFDVWGAIGDAKVGRF from the exons ATGCCGCTGGGACTGGGGCGGCGGAAAAAGGCGCCGCCTCTGGTGGAGAATGAGGAGGCCGAGCCAGGCCGTGGGGGGCTGGGCGTGGGGGagccggggcccctgggtgggggtggggcgggggggccccAAATGGGGttgcccccgcctccccccgccctgcGGCCCCGCCTCGTGTTCCACACCCAGCTGGCCCACGGCAGTCCCACTGGCCGCATCGAGGGTTTCACCAACGTCAAGGAGCTGTATGGCAAGATCGCCGAGGCCTTCCGGCTGCCGGCTGCCGAG GTGATGTTCTGTACCCTCAACACCCACAAAGTGGACATGGACAAACTCTTGGGGGGCCAGATCGGGCTGGAGGACTTCATCTTCGCCCACATCAAGGGGCAGCGCAAGGAGGTAGAGGTGTTCAAGTCTGAGGAGGCGCTGGGACTCACCATTACCGACAACGGGGCCGGCTATGCCTTCATCAAG CGCATTAAGGAGGGAAGCGTGATCGACCACATCCAGCTCATCAGCGTGGGGGACATGATTGAGGCCATCAACGGGCAGAGCCTGCTGGGCTGCCGCCACTACGAGGTGGCCCGTCTGCTCAAGGAGTTACCCCGAGGCCGCACCTTCACGCTGAAGCTCACAGAGCCCCGTAAAGCTTTTG ACATGATCAGCGTACGCTCAGGGGGTGGCCGCCCTGGCTCTGGCCCCCAGCTGGGCACTGGCCGAGGGACCCTCCGGCTCAGATCCCGCGGCCCCGCCACAGTAGAGGATGTG ccctcagCCTTTGAGGAGAAGGCCATTGAGAAGGTAGATGACCTTCTGGAGAGTTACATGGGCATCCGGGACACGGAGTTGG CGGCCACCATGGTGGAGCTCGGAAAGGACAAGAGGAACCCAGATGAGCTGGCGGAGGCCCTGGACGAACGGCTTGGTGACTTTGCCTTCCCTGATGAGTTTGTCTTTGACGTCTGGGGTGCCATTGGGGATGCCAAGGTCGGCCGCTTCTAG